The Thermodesulfobacteriota bacterium region AGGGATTGCCCGGACACCGCTGTCCAAAATAATCAGAAATCAAAAAACCCATCCTTCTAAAATAAGGCTTTAGACAGATAAAAAGCTAATTTCAAATCAGGTTGTATTTATTCATGTTTCTTGTGTAGATTCTGTCCAAATCATATCCGTTCAAATAATCTTTGAAAGTCCTAATAATAAAGGTTTGTAGAAATGAGGTTGCTTCGGTCGTGAAATTTATTCCTTCGGTCCGGTCACCCTTCATCTTAGTTTATCCTGAGAAAGCCAAAGGACTCATGGTGAAGGGATATTACTGTGAGCTTTATCCTCTTCTTCATGGTGAGCCTTTCGACTGCGCTCAAAGCCTGTCCTGATCTGGTCCCCGATCTAATCGGGGAAGGAATAAACTCAGTCGAACCATAGCCCTTCGACATTCACCCTTCGTCTCCGCTCAGGGTGAAGAGATGTTACTGTGATGTGTTATCGCGAGCGATAGCGAAGCAATTTCTTATTTTGAACAAATATGAGTTCGAATGATGGATAAAATCACATTAACTTTAGGTAGAGACACAAAATTTGTGTCTCTACTCTTTTAATTAATAAATGCCCCACACCAGCAAGACTGGTGTGCTACCCAGCTTTGATACACCCCAATCATAGTGCCGAACGCTATGGAGAAAAAACCTAGGGCGGTTATGTCTTTTTTGAGCTGGATACGATTTGTAGATGGTGTAGCATTCATCAAAGGAACTTACATTTTTACAACTTAAAAAGCTACTTCCTATCTCAGAAGACGGCTGATTAGGACAAGTTCAACAGGAGTAGACTGGAAAGAAGAAATGTGAAGTATCAGATTTTATCTACTTCCATTTGCCTAAATTTTTCACTCGCACTCTCTTAAGTTTTTTGAAAGCTTTTTGGACATTTAGGCTGTTAGCCTTGGTATCACGTCTATAAATATGGCGAAAAAGGCCCTCTAGCTCTGTGACCTCTTCATCACGGATATTGTCCCAAACTTCGAAAGCCGAGAAATGTGACCAAGAATTGCCCTTTCTTCTGCGATGAGATTTAAGCCTTCCACGAATTCCTCCTCGCCTTCCCGCCCTTGCCATTCCAATGTAAAGGACATCATACTTGTCTTTTCCCTTCTTGCTATGGTGCTTATAAAGAACGTAAATTCCTCTTAGACCACGAGGAAGAGATTCAATCTTTTCTTGTTCAACAAATTCTGCACATTTCTTTATCAGTTTTAGTTCACTCTGAGGCATTGTAGTTAATCCAGAGAATAGCCAGAAAGAAATCCTGACTCTGTGTACACACTTGATTAAACCTATATTTGCTATAGAGAACCTTCGAATACCCTAAATCGGTGGTCAATGTACAATGAAGGTTCTTTCATATCAAACCGAATAAATTTTACAACCTAAGATACTCTTCCTTCACCAACTCAGCGCCGTACTTGCGTTCGAGCCTTCGGACGATAAAGTGCCCGCGGGCGATATCCTGGAAGTGGTCTATGAAGATGGTGTTGATCAAGGCCCCGCCTGCTGCCCCAAGGACAGGAACAGCTTGGGCGGCCACTTTCTCGGAGACGTTAATTCCGAAACGGCTAGCCACCTCCGCTATGAACCGGACGATTGCCGACGAGCCCTGGTGTACAAGGCCGTGCCGTGAAATATGCTCTACAGCATCGGAAACGGCGCGGCTCAATGCCGCTCTTACTGCCAGATAGCCGGTTTCGGTTGCATCGTCTTTCTTAGAACGGCCTCCCAATGCAAATACCTCCAGGCAGGCCAGTTTTACCTCGGGCAATTTTATTTGTTCCCCTTCGCTCCGCGCCACATCGGCAATAGAGCGGAGCATTACCGTCGTCGATATGGGAAGCTCGACTGCTAATGACGCAAGGCCAAAAGCCCCGCCGGCCGCACCGGTAACGGCAACAATCATCTTGTGAATCCTGTTCGAGTATTTGGGGCTTGCTCCATCGTCGATGGTCTTGACGGCAAAATCCAGGGCCTTCTGCAGTGAAATCCTTGTAACCTGGTTTACCGTATCAGACCACCTAGGGGGTAACATACGAAAGGCCTTCTCGATAGGCATTCCGATATAGTTGGTGATCTTCGCGGCGAGACTTGGGTTTTCTAGAAGACTCTTAGCGTATCGGAGTTGCTTAAGGTCATGCCGGGAAATATTCATAGATATCTCAATTGCCCTTACAGATACGAATTTTTAACCGGTTATGATAAAGCACTTATTGTCAGCGCCTATACCTGGAACATTTTACCTTAACGGAATGAGACGTGCGCAAAAAATAAGGTTCAATTTTTAAGACAACTTCCGTTGGAGCTGTACGGATAAATGGAAATTCCTTCAATGTCATCCCCGAATGTTCCCCGCTAAAGCTTGTATCCGAAAGTATTAATCGGATAACATGCGGGGACAAGCTTAATCGGGGATCTATAATTAAAAAACTTGATTCCCGTTTCCACGGGAATGACAGATCGGTAGATTCCCGCTCCCCGCGTACGCGAGGACAGGTTCCGCGGGAATGACCGGTTACAAATACCTAGTCAGATAGGCTAAGCAATACTATCTCCCGTAGCCCGATAGTACCTGCAAGACCAAAAGCCCGAGGCATAGTATAAACCCGAGAATGGGTATGAATATAGGATAGTTCACAAAACTATTTGGGTTTATTTCATGTTTTAACTTTATGAGACAAAGAGAAAGATTCACCAGGGCAAAAACCAGCAGGATGATGAAGCTTGTAGCTTTCGCCAGCGTGACTAATGGAAGCCACAGCGCCAGAACAAGCAAGATAAGTGTAATAAATAAAGTAGCCCTTATCGGAGTTTGCGTTCGTTTATTCACTTTACTAAAGAGACCGGGCGCCATATCCTGGCAGCTCATGCCGTACACTACCCGTGAGGCCATTATTATCTGTACCAACGCTCCGTTGACCACCGCTACCAGGCTGATTAAGCCGATGCTGATAGGGGAGTAACCACCCTTATGTTCAATAACAGTGGCCAGGGGCGCATCACTTGCCGACAACAAATCCAGTGGAAGGGAAAGAACGGAAACCAAAGCAACCAGCATATAAAGCAAGGTAGCTATTCCCAGGGCGAGAAAGATGGAGAGGGGTAGATTACGGCTGGGGTTTTGAACCTCTTCCGCCACGTTGACCATGTCCTCAAAGCCGATGAATGCATAAAACGCCAGGAATGCACCGAGCGTGATCCCAAGCCACACGCCCCCCGATAGCGGAGGCACCATTTCCCGCCAGCGATTTGGAAACTCCTTTAGGCTATCTCCAGCCATGAACAGCACCAGGATTAAGCCGAAGACCTCCACCAATGTCACCACCGCGGCAGTCCCCACCGATTCACTGATGCCCCAGGCCGAAAGCACGCCGAGACCAATTACCAGAACCGTAATAGTCAACCATGCCGGCAATTCTATGAAAATATTCAGGTAGCCCACAAAACCGTTAACCATAGTGCCTGCCGAAACTATGCCGGTTAGCACGACGGACCATCCCACCGCTGCGGACAACCAGCGCCGGGAGAATGCCTTCTCCACGTATAAAGCCTCGCCCGCGCTAAGTGGGTATCGGGAAGACAGCTCCGCATAAGAGAAAGCGGTGAAGAATGCTATGATCGCCGCCACTAGGAAGGCTACCGGCGCATATATTCCGGATATCCCGGCAACCTTTCCTATCAGCACGTAGATTCCCGCGCCGAGGATGGTGCCCAGTCCATAAAAAGTTATTAGCGGTAATGATAGACTGCGCTTAAGTGAACCACCCGAATCGCTTCCGATAACCTATTACCTCGTCTGAAATCTTTATTGCTCTTCTGTCTTAGAAAACTCCATTCTATAATTCCCCGGTTTGATGATAACCTCTCGAATCAGCTCCTAGACAACCGAAGGAACCAACGCGTTTGGTGATTCTGCAGTAAATCCCGGTTCACGAAAGAACCTCACAAATCCGCCAGGAATGGACCACCTTCCAAGCCGCAGGGTATCCGAAAATTTCCCCTCCCTTGATGGGAGTATGAATAAGAAACACACTGTGGCAAGCCACAGAGAATTCTCGAGTTAAGCACCAAAATAAGCCGTAATTCCTTCCAGACAATTTTAACCTCCCCTTTGTCCCGTCCTTACCAAGGAGGGGATTAGGGGTGGTTGTACAAGGTCGCATTTAATCAGACATCCGAACAAAGTTGTCGATTACATTAATGCTCATACCAGTTTGACTCCAGTTACATATTTGAAGCCAGAGCGGCTTAGCCAATTGCAAAGCCGACTCGAGCAATGGATGCACGTGCCCCTGGCATATCCTCATGTTTCATCCCGTTCAATCCATTTGTCCAGGATAGGCGGTTGATAGCTATCGAGCATCTCCAGCAAGCGATCCGGCTCCTTCTCCACCAGCACCAGAGAACGATAGATCGGACGGACAAAGCCCTCCTTAACTGAATGGTCAAAAAGGGATAGCAGGGGGTCATAGAATCCTTCAACATTCAGTATGCCGCAGGGCTTCTGATGAAAACCGAGCTGTGCCCAGGTCAACACTTCGCAATATTCTTCCAGCGTTCCGTAGCCGCCGGGAAGGGCTATGAATGCGTCGGAAAGCTCAGCCATAAGAGCCTTGCGTTCGTGCATGGAGCCGACGACACGAAGGTCCTCCAGTCCTTGATGGGCGACTTCCTTCGCCACGAGCGCTTCGGGAATAACTCCGATAACCTCCCCGCCCTCCTTTTTCACCGTATCTGAAATTACCCCCATCAACCCGACACTGCCTCCGCCATAAACCAGGCCAATGCCGCGGCGAACAAGCGCTTTTCCCATGGCTTTTGCTGCTTCCGAATAGACGCTACGTATTCCGTTATTAGCACCGCAAAAGACACATACTTTTCTCATATTTCGATTTCTCTCCATAAGTTTTGTTTAACTGGTTCCCGTCCCTATGCTAGGATTTATTTTAAAGCTTACACATTTTTAAACGCCGGGTGATATTTTACCAAACCTTGACGCCCAGCCAATACACCTGGAACCAGCTCGGCTACCATGAACGCTTCGTCTGGAACGTCGTACTCACAGCGAAGCCCTTTTTGGCTGGCTGGGACGAAACCGAATCGTGGGTAATATTCAGGATGCCCCAGTACCACGACAATGTTATGGTTGATTCTCCGGCATTCTCTCAGTCCTTTTTGAACCAGCTCCGAGCCGATTCCTTGCCTCTGGTATCTCGGAAGAACGGCCACGGGCCCCAGTCCAAGTGCGGTGAAAACCGCGTGCTCGGATTCGATCGAGACGGGGCTGAAAAAGATATGGCCGACAACTTCCCTCTCTTTGATAGCTACTAGAGAGATGTATGATTTGGCTGATTTTCTGAGAGTATCAACCAGGTCTGCCTCGTTTGGACGGCCGAAGGCCAGGTCGTTAATCAGACGAACCTTGGGACGATCCTTTTCCATTTCAGGACGAACTATAATCATGGGCTTTCCCCTAAAAACCTAAAGCCTTCCACTATCTTTTGGAGATTTTTAATGTTTACATTTTGGGGATTTATATTCCGGGGTGCAAAAAACATTCACGATTAGCAAGTCAGTATACAATGAAAGCATTCTAAATCAATTTTGATGTTAAGTATTTTAAATTCGTGAATTCATCTTACTTACCGCAGAGTTACCACTCTAATGTCAACGTTGACTATCCCTACTGTCGCTTCGCTGGGAGAAATCTAAAGAAAGATTCCTCACATGCTCCCTCACGGAATTTATCCTGAGCGAAGACGAAGGGTGAAACAGTAGAAGGGCAAACACCTTACGTTTTAAATTCATCCTTCGATTAGACTGGATGAGCGGGTGTATATCCGCTGGTAAGAACTGATAATAAACACGTTTATTCCGAGTCTAGCCTGTCCAGTTTTGTCGAAGGGGAGAAGTCAAAGTATGAACTCCTCTTGCCTTGTGGACCCTACGTTAGAGTTTACACAGGGTGAATGAAATATACCCAGGACAAGCTCTGAGCTTAAGGCTTGACCGCCTCGATAGTGGCAGACACCACATAGTCCTCAACTTTCGTTCCGGGTGCCCATTCCTGGATAAATTCTCTACTTTCATTTTTTGGCTTCACTTTTATCTCAACAAAACCGGCGTTCTTCAGCATTTTTTCTACATCCTCAATCAAGGATGCGCCGGCCATACACGCGGTATATAAAGCCATATCCTTTTTGACCTCTTCAGGTAGAGAAGCAGTGGCCACTATGTCCGATACAGCCAAACGCCCTCCGGACTTGAGAACCCGAAACGCTTCGTTAAAAACCCTTTGCTTGTCCGGAGAGAGATTTATCACGCAGTTTGATATAATTACATCGACGGAATTATCGGCCACCGGTAGGTTTTCAATCTCACCAAGCCGGAATTCCACGTTCTCAAAACCTCCCTTGGCTGCGTTCTGCCTGGCCTTGCTGACCATCTCCGGGGTCATGTCCACCCCGATAACAAGCCCCGAATCACCGACCTGTCGAGCAGCCAGGAAGCAGTCAAAGCCTCCTCCGCTTCCCAGGTCTAAAACCGTCTCGCCCTTTCTCAGCGAGGCAATAGCCTGGGGATTGCCGCAGCCCAAACCCATATTGGCCCCCTCCGGGACCAGAGCGATGTCTTCCTTCGAATAACCAAGGACGGCCGAATAATCTTCCAAGTCAGCATTGGCTCCCGCATCACAACACCAGGTTTTATTGCACTCGCAACCAGAAACTTCGGATACTGCAACCTTGCCGTACTGCTTACGAACCTCCCGGCGAATTTCGTCGTGTTCAAGCTTACTCATTCTATGCCTCCTAATTTTATTGAGTCTTATCCTTATGGATCAACCACAACTATATAGACGGAGCAGTATCAAAAAGGATGCAAAGATTGGAGAGGATTTTTTAACATTTATTGCAACGGCCTCTTTTCGGATTAAATTCGACAACTCCCCCGCGACGATCAAATTCGAAATGGCAACAATCGAGCAACATTTCTTTTAGTTTTAATTTTCCTCTCTGTACCCTGGATTTGGCTCCGGGCAAGGACAATCCCAACTTCTCAGAAATCTGCTTTTGGGTCAATCCTTCGATTTCAGACAAGATAATAGCTTGACGGTAAGACTGTGGAAGCTCATCAATCATCGGACGCATACAGTCAGCCAGTTCTGAAAGCACTTTGCCATCCTCAGTCTCAGAAATATAGACATTCTCGGGAAGCTCCTCTGTCGGTCTTAGACTGCGGTAGTAGTCGACAATGGTGTTTCGGGCTATCTGGTATAGCCAGCTTTGCAAGCGGGTGCCATCTTTAAGAGTGTTGAGTCCGGAATGGATCTTCACGAACACCTCCTGGAGAATGTCATCCGCTACTGATTTATCGGAAACACGCGCTTGAATAAAACGCCTAAGATTATCGTGATATTCTTTCCAAATCTTTTCTGTAGAGGTCATAGCTTTTAGACGAATTATGATCTAAATAAAGCTATAAAAATAAAACCCGGCACTCCATAACTTAAATTTGATTGCGCTTACCTCTATAAGTACACCCTTCGACTATGCTCAGGGTGAACGGAATTAAAGGCTAGCCGTTCATGGTGAGC contains the following coding sequences:
- a CDS encoding GIY-YIG nuclease family protein encodes the protein MPQSELKLIKKCAEFVEQEKIESLPRGLRGIYVLYKHHSKKGKDKYDVLYIGMARAGRRGGIRGRLKSHRRRKGNSWSHFSAFEVWDNIRDEEVTELEGLFRHIYRRDTKANSLNVQKAFKKLKRVRVKNLGKWK
- a CDS encoding EcsC family protein translates to MNISRHDLKQLRYAKSLLENPSLAAKITNYIGMPIEKAFRMLPPRWSDTVNQVTRISLQKALDFAVKTIDDGASPKYSNRIHKMIVAVTGAAGGAFGLASLAVELPISTTVMLRSIADVARSEGEQIKLPEVKLACLEVFALGGRSKKDDATETGYLAVRAALSRAVSDAVEHISRHGLVHQGSSAIVRFIAEVASRFGINVSEKVAAQAVPVLGAAGGALINTIFIDHFQDIARGHFIVRRLERKYGAELVKEEYLRL
- a CDS encoding amino acid permease; this translates as MGSDSGGSLKRSLSLPLITFYGLGTILGAGIYVLIGKVAGISGIYAPVAFLVAAIIAFFTAFSYAELSSRYPLSAGEALYVEKAFSRRWLSAAVGWSVVLTGIVSAGTMVNGFVGYLNIFIELPAWLTITVLVIGLGVLSAWGISESVGTAAVVTLVEVFGLILVLFMAGDSLKEFPNRWREMVPPLSGGVWLGITLGAFLAFYAFIGFEDMVNVAEEVQNPSRNLPLSIFLALGIATLLYMLVALVSVLSLPLDLLSASDAPLATVIEHKGGYSPISIGLISLVAVVNGALVQIIMASRVVYGMSCQDMAPGLFSKVNKRTQTPIRATLFITLILLVLALWLPLVTLAKATSFIILLVFALVNLSLCLIKLKHEINPNSFVNYPIFIPILGFILCLGLLVLQVLSGYGR
- a CDS encoding TIGR00730 family Rossman fold protein; this encodes MRKVCVFCGANNGIRSVYSEAAKAMGKALVRRGIGLVYGGGSVGLMGVISDTVKKEGGEVIGVIPEALVAKEVAHQGLEDLRVVGSMHERKALMAELSDAFIALPGGYGTLEEYCEVLTWAQLGFHQKPCGILNVEGFYDPLLSLFDHSVKEGFVRPIYRSLVLVEKEPDRLLEMLDSYQPPILDKWIERDET
- a CDS encoding N-acetyltransferase, translated to MIIVRPEMEKDRPKVRLINDLAFGRPNEADLVDTLRKSAKSYISLVAIKEREVVGHIFFSPVSIESEHAVFTALGLGPVAVLPRYQRQGIGSELVQKGLRECRRINHNIVVVLGHPEYYPRFGFVPASQKGLRCEYDVPDEAFMVAELVPGVLAGRQGLVKYHPAFKNV
- a CDS encoding arsenite methyltransferase; this encodes MSKLEHDEIRREVRKQYGKVAVSEVSGCECNKTWCCDAGANADLEDYSAVLGYSKEDIALVPEGANMGLGCGNPQAIASLRKGETVLDLGSGGGFDCFLAARQVGDSGLVIGVDMTPEMVSKARQNAAKGGFENVEFRLGEIENLPVADNSVDVIISNCVINLSPDKQRVFNEAFRVLKSGGRLAVSDIVATASLPEEVKKDMALYTACMAGASLIEDVEKMLKNAGFVEIKVKPKNESREFIQEWAPGTKVEDYVVSATIEAVKP
- the sigZ gene encoding RNA polymerase sigma factor SigZ yields the protein MTSTEKIWKEYHDNLRRFIQARVSDKSVADDILQEVFVKIHSGLNTLKDGTRLQSWLYQIARNTIVDYYRSLRPTEELPENVYISETEDGKVLSELADCMRPMIDELPQSYRQAIILSEIEGLTQKQISEKLGLSLPGAKSRVQRGKLKLKEMLLDCCHFEFDRRGGVVEFNPKRGRCNKC